In one Desulfovibrio oxyclinae DSM 11498 genomic region, the following are encoded:
- a CDS encoding amphi-Trp domain-containing protein, giving the protein MGRETILFKSEERKSSAEAAAVLRTVADKIETGSITLTAQDTQVTLDIPSQVTLEIKAEEEEGRTLKRSLELEIEWAEGEDASAAQGVTID; this is encoded by the coding sequence ATGGGACGCGAGACCATTCTTTTCAAAAGTGAAGAGCGCAAATCTTCGGCAGAGGCCGCAGCCGTGCTGAGAACCGTCGCGGACAAGATAGAGACCGGTTCCATCACGCTGACGGCTCAGGACACACAGGTGACGCTGGATATTCCGTCACAGGTCACCCTTGAAATCAAGGCCGAGGAAGAGGAAGGCAGGACGCTCAAACGCTCACTGGAACTCGAAATCGAATGGGCGGAAGGTGAAGACGCCTCGGCCGCGCAAGGTGTCACTATAGACTGA
- a CDS encoding AAA family ATPase — MHNTNLQTCRDYSPSFALNITSKLYGREGAIERMLAAFEDVCLGDGRLMLVPGYSGVGKTALVMQLESPIAERNGFFCRGKFNQFRKNVPYFAIRQAVDDLLEHLLREPQEQLAIWSRQLLEAVGNLGQLLIDLSPKFELIIGPQPDVPGISPQEARHRFTQVLRNALKVFSKPDNPLVLFIDDWQWADPASLELLKQLRIGEDLRYLLVIAAYRDNEVGEDHPFHAALRDLRIRETPITTEYVAPLEFSDVDRFIRDSLRPAVEAPSGLVEIIHERTRGNPFFMHAFLGFIHQTGILQYNSEQHIWTWMDERKHCAELPGDVVELFSREFKQYEENEQDLIFKAACLGSRFRTDILAVVSGYSSAQCIDLLTSTKMTPFFIRQPLSHSHAQSDETIATFQFVHDRVQQAAYGLVPDEELPLERLSIGRALLSKLDERQANEHLFEITEHLNAGQTLMDDIDERIRLLDLNIRAAGKARAATAYQAALQFHRAAGSLLADAATSDKAWKEHHESTMALHLGWAESEFLEGDQSEFRQHIQAAMKHARTPLELAEAQRVLIVQYTLLARYPAAIAAGISGLNALGVELPEEDYEAARDHELRQIRRNLDAHEVSSFYDMPVMSREDTRMATQLLITMGPPCYRAHQRLWSVLVPKVVNLILEHGNMPEAGYSHTALAGLLVWVNNDLNLAREFTDLAAKLLTTTFDTPSDRSVFYLMIGSSARHWFNHMNHSSQDYADAYEIGSRSGNLQYAAYAFGHNMYCRLFQGMPLTALKKEANSSLAFSRTRFNQWAIDLLEGGIFIVEQLSGSGGDHGSAHNWEKAYLKRVERHHNIQVLCIYKVMRSFHLLVMGDYGHAKAVSDEAHEIIYTVGTQGLLPWPEHLFIRFMILAALHDNGTGSDQDGEMEQTLDLLEHWATHCPANYEFKRLLANAEMARLRGEPGPAMVHYESAIAAAQQGGFIQWQALANERAALFWEGRGIGQVAQTYWQQAYNGYDEWGADAKTQAMEDRFRQLLTHAVPAGSAGAPRDLDLVRSSLIERQIDLLRSKEIRSEESLKRQDAERQARDLAEATGRLREEVARRKKVEEELRESEERYRLTIVAVRDGMWDWNMLTGEIGWDRRSFEMLGFEENAFSIHMGSWDELLHPDDRETTVTSMGQQIRDMKAFNIEFRYMTADDDWLWVQSRGQVVSHVDGEPARMVGTCTDISARKRAEESLLVAKDQALAANRSKSIFLANMSHEIRTPLNGVTGMLQLMQTTELDEEQSEYAQTALQSSKRLTQLLSDILDLSRVEAGRMKLTDAPFDFQEAMDAMVQLFRPVARQKGLELRAHIDPATPTFLSGDSLRIQQILSNLIGNAIKFTDKGYVELRTHFIPDTHTNTPRLLFVVADTGIGIAEGMQSKLFEAFTQAEGEYKRHFQGAGLGLAISRDLLNLMGGSIEVSSREGEGTEFHVAIPCKPVEENANASPRITESWDTENLRVLLAEDDRISQLSMQRMLEKIGHEVIAVENGQEALDALRKDAFDLAMLDIQMPVLNGEETTKAIRDGMAGEAVKDIHLIAMTAYSMSGDRERFIACGMDDYLSKPVDLAELRKVLSSVKNRHGTMN, encoded by the coding sequence CGTGCCGGGATTATTCTCCATCCTTCGCACTGAACATCACTTCCAAGCTGTACGGGCGCGAAGGTGCAATCGAGAGGATGCTCGCGGCCTTCGAAGATGTCTGTCTGGGAGATGGGAGGTTGATGCTCGTTCCCGGTTATTCCGGAGTGGGCAAGACGGCACTGGTGATGCAGCTCGAATCCCCCATTGCCGAACGCAATGGCTTCTTTTGCAGGGGAAAATTCAACCAGTTCCGCAAGAACGTCCCGTACTTCGCCATCCGGCAGGCTGTTGACGATCTTCTGGAACACCTGCTTCGGGAGCCGCAGGAACAACTTGCAATATGGAGCCGCCAGCTCCTTGAGGCAGTGGGAAACCTCGGCCAGCTGCTCATAGACCTCTCTCCGAAGTTCGAACTCATCATCGGTCCGCAACCCGATGTTCCGGGCATCAGCCCCCAGGAGGCCAGACATCGCTTCACTCAGGTGCTTCGCAACGCCCTGAAGGTGTTCAGCAAGCCGGACAACCCCTTGGTCCTGTTCATCGATGACTGGCAGTGGGCAGACCCTGCATCGCTGGAACTGCTGAAACAACTGCGCATTGGCGAGGACCTGCGTTACCTGCTGGTCATTGCCGCCTACCGGGACAACGAGGTGGGTGAGGACCATCCGTTCCACGCCGCATTGCGCGACCTGCGCATCCGCGAAACGCCCATCACCACGGAATACGTGGCTCCACTGGAATTCAGCGACGTTGACCGGTTCATCCGGGACAGTTTACGTCCTGCCGTAGAGGCGCCTTCCGGGCTGGTCGAAATCATCCACGAACGTACCCGTGGCAATCCGTTCTTCATGCACGCCTTCCTCGGATTCATCCACCAGACAGGTATTCTGCAGTACAACTCCGAGCAGCATATCTGGACCTGGATGGACGAGCGCAAACATTGTGCGGAACTTCCCGGCGACGTGGTGGAACTTTTCAGCCGAGAATTCAAGCAGTACGAGGAGAACGAACAGGACCTCATATTCAAGGCGGCCTGTCTGGGCAGCCGGTTCCGAACCGACATCCTCGCCGTGGTCAGCGGATACTCAAGCGCCCAATGCATCGACCTGCTGACATCCACGAAGATGACCCCTTTCTTCATCAGACAACCGCTTTCGCACAGCCACGCTCAGTCGGACGAAACCATCGCCACATTTCAATTCGTTCACGACAGGGTCCAACAGGCGGCTTATGGTCTTGTCCCCGATGAAGAACTTCCCCTTGAGCGCCTTTCCATCGGCAGGGCGCTGCTCTCCAAGCTGGATGAGCGTCAGGCAAACGAGCACCTTTTCGAAATAACCGAGCATCTCAACGCAGGCCAAACGCTCATGGATGACATCGATGAGCGCATCCGCCTGCTGGACCTGAATATCCGTGCCGCAGGCAAGGCCCGGGCCGCCACCGCGTATCAGGCCGCGCTCCAGTTTCACCGTGCCGCGGGAAGCCTTCTGGCAGACGCCGCCACATCAGACAAGGCATGGAAAGAGCATCATGAGTCCACCATGGCTCTGCATCTGGGCTGGGCGGAAAGCGAATTCCTCGAAGGAGATCAATCCGAATTCCGGCAACATATCCAAGCCGCCATGAAACACGCGCGAACACCGCTGGAGCTAGCCGAAGCCCAGCGGGTTCTCATTGTCCAGTACACCTTGCTGGCCCGATATCCCGCAGCCATCGCCGCAGGCATCAGCGGGCTCAATGCCCTTGGGGTCGAACTGCCGGAAGAGGACTACGAAGCCGCCCGCGACCATGAACTGCGCCAGATCCGGAGAAATCTCGATGCGCACGAGGTCAGCTCGTTCTACGACATGCCGGTCATGAGCCGTGAAGACACCCGCATGGCCACGCAACTGCTCATCACCATGGGACCGCCCTGCTACAGGGCCCACCAGCGGCTTTGGTCCGTGCTTGTCCCCAAGGTCGTCAACCTGATTCTTGAACACGGCAACATGCCCGAGGCCGGATACAGCCATACCGCACTGGCCGGTCTGCTGGTCTGGGTGAACAACGATCTGAACCTTGCCAGGGAATTCACGGATCTCGCCGCAAAACTCCTCACCACCACATTCGATACTCCTTCCGACAGAAGCGTGTTCTACCTCATGATCGGCAGCTCCGCCCGCCACTGGTTCAACCACATGAACCACAGCTCGCAGGATTATGCGGACGCCTATGAGATTGGCTCGCGATCCGGCAATCTTCAGTATGCGGCATACGCGTTCGGCCACAACATGTATTGCCGACTCTTTCAGGGAATGCCGCTGACAGCGCTGAAAAAGGAAGCGAACAGTTCACTCGCGTTCAGCCGCACTCGATTCAATCAATGGGCCATTGACCTGCTTGAAGGCGGTATTTTTATCGTCGAGCAGCTTTCCGGCAGCGGCGGCGACCATGGTTCGGCCCATAATTGGGAAAAAGCGTATCTCAAGCGAGTAGAAAGACATCACAACATTCAGGTCCTGTGCATTTACAAAGTGATGCGTTCCTTCCATCTGCTGGTCATGGGCGACTACGGACACGCAAAAGCCGTGTCAGACGAGGCGCACGAGATCATCTATACCGTCGGCACGCAGGGCCTGCTCCCGTGGCCCGAGCACCTGTTCATAAGATTCATGATTCTTGCCGCCCTGCACGACAACGGCACCGGTTCCGATCAGGACGGTGAAATGGAGCAAACCCTCGATCTGTTGGAGCACTGGGCAACCCACTGCCCGGCCAACTACGAATTCAAGCGCCTCCTCGCAAATGCGGAAATGGCCCGGCTGCGCGGAGAGCCGGGGCCGGCCATGGTTCATTATGAAAGCGCCATCGCCGCCGCACAGCAGGGAGGATTCATCCAGTGGCAGGCATTGGCCAATGAACGCGCTGCGCTGTTCTGGGAAGGGCGCGGAATCGGACAGGTGGCGCAGACATACTGGCAGCAGGCCTACAACGGTTATGACGAATGGGGGGCGGATGCGAAGACACAGGCCATGGAAGACCGCTTCCGCCAGTTGCTGACCCACGCCGTCCCCGCAGGCAGCGCAGGCGCTCCCAGAGACCTCGATCTGGTCCGTTCGTCGCTCATCGAAAGGCAGATCGACCTTCTGCGCTCCAAGGAAATCCGGTCCGAGGAATCCCTCAAGCGACAGGACGCCGAACGACAGGCACGCGACCTGGCCGAAGCCACGGGACGTCTGCGCGAGGAAGTGGCACGACGAAAGAAGGTCGAAGAAGAGCTTCGTGAAAGCGAGGAACGCTACCGCCTGACGATCGTGGCGGTCCGCGACGGCATGTGGGACTGGAACATGCTTACCGGTGAAATAGGCTGGGACCGTCGATCGTTCGAAATGCTCGGCTTCGAGGAAAACGCCTTCTCGATTCACATGGGATCATGGGATGAGCTATTGCACCCTGACGACAGAGAGACGACCGTAACCTCTATGGGGCAGCAGATTCGCGACATGAAGGCCTTCAACATAGAATTTCGCTACATGACTGCCGACGACGACTGGCTCTGGGTCCAGAGCCGAGGTCAGGTCGTCAGCCACGTGGATGGCGAACCTGCACGGATGGTCGGCACCTGTACCGACATCAGCGCCCGCAAGCGCGCCGAGGAATCCCTGCTCGTGGCCAAGGATCAGGCGCTGGCCGCCAACAGGTCGAAATCCATTTTCCTCGCCAACATGAGTCACGAAATCCGCACGCCCCTCAACGGGGTCACCGGCATGTTGCAACTCATGCAGACCACCGAGCTGGACGAGGAGCAGAGCGAGTACGCACAGACCGCCCTTCAGTCCAGCAAACGCCTCACCCAGCTTCTGAGCGATATTCTGGATCTCTCGCGCGTCGAGGCCGGTCGGATGAAGCTCACCGACGCGCCTTTCGATTTTCAGGAGGCCATGGACGCCATGGTGCAGCTCTTTCGTCCGGTCGCCCGGCAGAAAGGCCTTGAACTTCGGGCGCACATCGACCCGGCCACCCCGACCTTCCTCTCCGGCGATTCGCTGCGAATCCAGCAGATTCTGAGCAACCTCATCGGCAATGCCATCAAGTTCACGGATAAGGGGTACGTTGAACTCAGGACCCACTTCATTCCGGACACCCACACCAACACTCCCCGACTGCTGTTCGTGGTGGCCGACACCGGCATCGGCATTGCCGAAGGCATGCAAAGCAAGCTCTTTGAAGCCTTCACGCAGGCAGAAGGTGAATATAAGCGCCATTTTCAGGGAGCCGGACTCGGATTGGCCATCTCACGAGATCTGCTCAACCTCATGGGAGGCAGCATAGAAGTGTCCAGCCGGGAAGGCGAAGGGACCGAATTTCACGTAGCAATCCCCTGCAAGCCAGTGGAGGAGAACGCAAACGCAAGCCCCCGTATTACCGAATCCTGGGACACCGAGAACCTTCGCGTGTTGCTCGCAGAGGATGACCGCATAAGCCAGCTCAGCATGCAACGGATGCTCGAAAAGATAGGCCACGAAGTCATTGCCGTGGAGAATGGACAGGAAGCATTGGACGCTTTGCGGAAAGATGCCTTTGACCTTGCCATGCTCGACATCCAGATGCCGGTTCTCAACGGAGAGGAAACCACGAAGGCGATCCGTGACGGGATGGCCGGTGAAGCCGTCAAGGATATCCATCTCATTGCCATGACCGCCTACTCCATGTCCGGTGACCGGGAGCGATTCATCGCCTGCGGCATGGATGACTATCTCTCAAAGCCTGTTGATCTTGCCGAGCTCAGGAAAGTGCTTTCCTCGGTAAAGAACAGGCACGGGACAATGAACTAG